The Montipora foliosa isolate CH-2021 chromosome 14, ASM3666993v2, whole genome shotgun sequence genome window below encodes:
- the LOC137985304 gene encoding uncharacterized protein — translation MGSPLGPLMANAFLCHIEEHLDLPDYYRRIHPSLHFTMEIATNGKLPFLGMLLDKNGPRISTCVYRKPTDKGLLLHYHSHVDHRYKTGLLTTMLNRAYRLSSSWQLFSDECEKLKNIFKRLKYPEDLINRSVKNFVDYVQSDAEKPPQAQYQGKTVRIVLPYKDQKSANVLRRRLKDLSVKIGNTIEIVPVFINRKIESHLKHRENKPNVVNNQCAVYYFKCGLCDMDYIGYTTRHLHQRIEEHKSLSSSVGRHMKTKHDLDKPELKAHFTILKKCKSKFDCLVHEMLLIRERQPSLNKQSDSIRAKVFV, via the exons ATGGGGTCTCCCCTAGGCCCCCTAATGGCCAATGCCTTCTTGTGTCATATAGAGGAACATTTAGATCTGCCTGATTACTACAGACG CATTCATCCGTCTCTACATTTCACCATGGAAATCGCGACCAATGGTAAACTACCTTTCCTTGGAATGCTTCTTGATAAGAATGGTCCTCGGATATCAACCTGTGTCTACCGAAAACCGACTGACAAAGGCTTATTACTACACTACCATAGTCACGTGGACCATCGTTATAAGACTGGCCTGCTTACGACCATGCTTAACAGGGCCTATCGGTTGTCCTCAAGTTGGCAATTATTCTCTGATGAGTGCGAAAAGctcaaaaatatcttcaaacGCCTTAAATACCCAGAGGACCTAATTAACAGATCTGTTAAGAATTTTGTCGACTATGTTCAATCGGATGCCGAGAAACCACCACAAGCGCAATACCAAGGAAAAACCGTCCGTATTGTATTACCGTACAAAGACCAGAAGTCAGCTAACGTGCTACGGAGACGACTCAAAGATCTGAGCGTTAAAATTGGTAACACCATCGAGATTGTTCCTGTGTTTATTAATCGTAAGATTGAAAGTCATCTCAAACACCGCGAAAACAAGCCAaatgttgtaaataaccaatgtgctgtttattattttaaatgtggtcTATGCGATATGGACTACATTGGTTATACAACAAGGCATTTACATCAGCGTATAGAGGAACACAAATCCCTATCATCTTCGGTTGGTCGACACATGAAGACGAAACACGATCTGGACAAACCTGAACTGAAAGCACATTTTacgatcctaaagaaatgcaaatcgaaatttgactgtctcgttcacgagatgcttttgatacgtgagcgtcaaccatcactaaataagcagtcagattccattcgtgctaaagtttttgtttga